A region of Micromonas commoda chromosome 4, complete sequence DNA encodes the following proteins:
- a CDS encoding hypothetical protein (semi-conserved uncharacterized protein cupA30) — MGATSYEKVRGGKFSFKGGGDLSVKSEKKRKKEKKKAKALAAAMEAARKEGVVVGQGIGGDPGGDAKGTYEELFPYEVKRQQEGKGRTQCWGTNYRAAPEILHGYTESWKNKKSHEMSVEERLDLRCGGKADKFCK; from the coding sequence atgggcgcgacgtcctACGAGAAGGTCCGCGGGGGTAAGTTCAGCTTCaagggcggaggcgatctCTCGGTCAAGTCGGAGAAGAAGcggaagaaggagaagaagaaggccaaggcgttggctgccgcgatggaggcggcgaggaaggagggcgtcgtcgtggggCAAGGGATCGGCGGGgacccgggcggcgacgccaagggGACGTATGAGGAGCTGTTTCCGTACGAGGTGAAGCGGCAGCAGGAGGGCAAGGGCAGGACCCAGTGCTGGGGCACCAACTACAGAGCCGCGCCCGAGATCCTACACGGGTACACGGAGAGCTGGAAGAACAAGAAGTCGCACGAGATGTCGGTGGAGGAGCGCCTGGACCTGCGGTGCGGCGGCAAGGCGGACAAGTTCTGCAAGTGA
- a CDS encoding predicted protein codes for MSTPGNYQAISDAERGVNPPVPWADGCLDFFSDCEVCLWGCCPLGCYQSLFAWNATDAGTEDFHPALLRVCGLTVVVPNLLGFVASTAPSLGPAVQPLSTANQLLFAWYGMTHRQKMRRRHNIKGTDCGLCSCFSCLCEGDDEKIEDFCLYLCCAPCATCQETRHLRRWGITTRWRPKYPYDANGRVAGIGGGSYQAPPGQAMDVPVAPVAPGK; via the coding sequence aTGTCGACTCCGGGGAACTATCAGGCCAtcagcgacgccgagcgcggcgtgaaCCCGCCGGTGCCGTGGGCCGACGGCTGTCTCGACTTCTTTTCGGACTGCGAAGTGTGTTTGTGGGGTTGCTGCCCGCTCGGCTGCTATCAATCGCTGTTCGCGTGgaacgcgacggacgccgggaCGGAGGATTTCCACCCCGCGCTGCTCAGGGTGTGCGGGCTGACCGTCGTGGTGCCCAACCTCCTGGGTTTcgtcgcctccaccgcgccctcctTGGGCCCCGCGGTCCAGCCCCTCTCCACCGCGAACCAGCTCTTATTCGCGTGGTACGGCATGACGCACAGGCAGAAGATGCGAAGGCGGCACAACATCAAAGGAACCGACTGCGGCCTGTGCTCGTGCTTCTCGTGCCTGTgcgagggtgacgacgagAAGATCGAAGACTTCTGCCTCTACCTCTGctgcgcgccgtgcgcgacgtGCCAGGAGACGAGGCACCTGAGGCGGTGGGGGATCACCACGCGATGGAGGCCGAAGTACCCTTACGACGCcaacgggcgcgtcgccgggatTGGGGGCGGGTCGTACcaggcgccgccggggcagGCGATggacgtccccgtcgccccggtcgcgccgggaaagtga
- a CDS encoding predicted protein has translation MVALMRASMKEFARAQRSTGAKVDVGPPRAEDAAAADAAERLANELAQFPAPPFTSQRLCELLLAPREYYTKIEKLVHAVEKLMTVTGTVASSNAPPDEPDDVDVNPARVRHENDPVNLEQTAFVSSLVGTGPATATGPGPGGDHPVATNGVGARVDADGTSTETDAGDAGPGPIGDANGSIVGSVLAGKRKAEGDPCSADGGVDGVAVDGGVAGPAVDAGGALSVSAVQS, from the exons ATGGTGGCGCTGatgcgcgcgtcgatgaaagagttcgcgcgcgcccaacGGAGCACCGGCGCCAAGGTGGACGtcgggccgccgcgagcggaggatgcggcggcggcggatgcggcggagAGACTCGCGAATGAATTGGCGCagttcccggcgccgccgttcacGTCGCAGAGGCTGTGCGAgctgctcctcgcgccgcgcgagtaCTACACGAAGATAGAGAAGCTG GTGCACGCCGTGGAGAAGCTGATGACGGTGACGGGCACGGTGgcgtcctcgaacgcgccgcccgacgaaccggacgacgtcgacgtgaaCCCGGCGAGGGTGAGACACGAGAATGACCCGGTCAACTTGGAACAGACGGCGTTTGTGTCGTCGCTCGTGGGGACGgggccggcgacggcgacggggccgggGCCGGGCGGGGACCACCCCGTCGCCACGAACGGCGTGGGAGCCCgtgtcgacgcggacggaaCGAGcaccgagacggacgcgggtgacgcgggACCGGGGCcgatcggcgacgcgaacgggtcgATCGTCGGGTCGGTGCTCGCGGGGAAGAGAAAGGCGGAGGGCGACCCGTGctcggcggacggcggcgtggacggcgtcgcggtcgacgggggcgtcgcgggacccgcggtggacgccggtGGTGCGCTGTCGGTGTCGGCGGTCCAGTCGTGA
- a CDS encoding DEAD/DEAH box helicase, protein MASAPFVGRARDRSGQGSLDELPRQSCAPPPPRRPGDPACSPFLQVDTPMETSRPAGRTSEESAAASTGPLRPINLLTSRCDHPSASTSFKRDDTGLVSSALAMRHRPASLRLEDLGLPPSVVERFGERGVKTMYAWQRGAIDSASDGSNLVFCAPTSGGKSLVAEVLLVKALMRRGRQGRALFVLPFHSLVNEKSKDLEKILAPMYRKRTPGDGRSPVVVRAFAGETEGAPLARPLGCPGQNEIVAVTTIEKASVTISRLAEEGRLGELCAVVVDELHLVGEEGRGGVLESMLAKLRFADRRGAFGETGGGPQIVAMSATVSHESLERLAGWLDARLFITNYRPVELKEHVVNHRGEVFLKRAARGKIRGKDDKENDGLGKRGPPGPFEGLFEKKERDVPLHLVRATEIKSGADQTAGALAAETAVRGHSCLIFCPSRKRTRTLAVQLARAFETTMPSPRREVASARDGLARALAYAAEGAPDRDLVECCRRGVAYHHAHLSKREKDLVEDAFRRGTLHTLTCTTTLAAGVNLPARRVVILEGNYGNSASTYRQMAGRAGRAGQSDEGESFVIPADLGNGAGDKVARDAAAAAAFATVVSRLPALRSQLLPPGDGDDEVNEAIAGLVLQCIAAGTLRTGKDGFDLLMSTFAWSVPSHRPRLTAALKAALEHLRDLGHVETRWVGVDKKHGGGPGSGTTRSGRDAEWAPTLAGRASHRSALPLSHAVALHRDLQSVVREGLLLHSPTVPERTFGRLHLLFLCAPRGDAAGGGRGRNPFERLRWDEWYGVLDRNQAIGELGDRLGATRAFAMRMVRAGRGHRGAEKEAHSRLAAAAALGDVIEGRACAADLAQAWTPVVDGAEMGAGTLQQLQVDACANAAMAANMSREAGWNSLATLLDGLSKELDGGAVRELAGLMEVARDGVHGFAMTAARARALYKAGIRSPEEAASAGEDDLAAALLRAGGGARGGGASGVGSMALSDVFNDAKRAMTRRAARDIVVACVAHERRRLEAIVSENWDGKDGDD, encoded by the coding sequence atggcgtcggcgcccttcgTTGGAAGGGCGCGTGATCGATCTGGGCAAGGAtcgctcgacgagctccctCGTCagtcgtgcgcgccgccgccgcctcgcagACCCGGAGACCCGGCTTGCTCCCCCTTCCTTCAGGTGGACACGCCGATGGAGACGTCGAGGCCCGCCGGGCGGACATCCGAGGAGAGTGCGGCTGCATCGACCGGACCTCTCCGACCGATAAACCTCCTAACATCCCGATGCGACcacccgagcgcgtccacaTCCTTCAAGCGCGACGACACGGGTCTCGTCTCCTCAGCTTTGGCGATGCGTCACCGACCGGCGTCGTTACGTTTGGAGGACCTGGGCTTGCCACCGTCCGTGGTCGAACGATTCGGTGAACGTGGCGTCAAGACGATGTACGCGTGGCAGCGTGGGGCCATAGATTCTGCCTCCGATGGGTCCAACCTGGTGTTCTGTGCGCCGACATCGGGCGGGAAGAGTCTGGTTGCGGAGGTTCTTCTCGTCAAGGCGCTGAtgcgtcgcggacgacagGGACGGGCCCTGTTCGTCCTTCCCTTCCACTCGCTCGTCAACGAGAAGTCCAAAGACCTCGAGAAGATACTCGCGCCCATGTACAGAAAGCGGACGCCGGGAGATGGCCGCTCGCCCGTCGTGGTCCGCGCATTCGCGGGCGAGACCGAAggcgcgccgctcgctcgcCCCCTCGGCTGTCCGGGGCAGAACGAGATCGTGGCGGTGACGACCATCGAGAAGGCGTCGGTGACGATATCGCgcctggcggaggagggtAGGCTCGGAGAGCTGTGCGCGGTCGTGGTGGACGAACttcacctcgtcggcgaggagggacgcggaggcgtcctCGAGTCGATGCTCGCGAAGCTCAGGTTCGCCGACagacgcggcgcgttcggcgagacgggcggcggcccaCAGATCGTGGCGATGAGCGCCACGGTGTCGCACGAGTCGCTGGAGCGGCTCGCGGGTTGGCTGGACGCGCGTCTGTTCATCACAAACTACAGGCCCGTGGAGCTCAAAGAACACGTCGTGaatcaccgcggcgaggttttCCTGaagcgggcggcgcggggaaaGATTCGCGGAAAGGACGACAAGGAAAACGACGGTCTTGGGAAGCGAGGACCTCCCGGACCCTTCGAGGGACTCTTCGAGAAGAAGGAACGCGATGTGCCCCTTCACCTCGTACGGGCGACGGAGATCAAGTCCGGCGCCGACCAGACGGCGggagcgctcgcggcggagactgCCGTCCGAGGTCATTCGTGCCTCATCTTCTGCCCATCGCGGAAGAGGACGAGGACCCTGGCGGTacagctcgcgcgcgcgttcgaaaCGACGATGCCCTCACCGCGCCGGgaggtggcgtcggcgcgggacggACTGGCTCGCGCGCTGGCGTACGCGGCCGAGGGTGCACCGGATCGGGACCTGGTCGAGTGCtgccggcgcggcgtggcgTATCACCACGCGCACCTGAGCAAACGGGAGAAGGACCTGGTAGAGGACGCGTTCAGGCGAGGGACACTGCACACGCTGACGTGTACcaccaccctcgcggcgggggtcaACCTGCCGGCTCGCAGGGTGGTCATCTTGGAGGGCAACTACGGGaactccgcgtcgacgtatCGGCAGATggcggggcgagcgggaCGCGCCGGTCAGTCCGACGAGGGGGAGTCTTTCGTCATCCCGGCCGACCTGGGCAACGGGGCGGGCGACaaggtcgcgcgcgacgccgcagccgccgccgcgttcgcgaccGTGGTCTCCCGCCTTCCCGCGCTTCGAAGCCAGCTGCTACCGCCCggggatggcgacgacgaggtcaacgaggcgatcgcgggtcTCGTCCTCCAGTGCATCGCGGCGGGAACTCTTCGGACCGGAAAGGACGGGTTCGACCTGCTGATGAGCACGTTCGCGTGGAGCGTACCGTCGCATCGGCCGAgactcaccgccgcgctgaaggcggcgctcgagcacctccgcgatcTCGGGCACGTGGAGACCCGGTGGGTTGGGGTGGATAAAAAACATGGGGGCGGACCCGGATCCggaacgacgcggagcgggcgggacgcggaatgggcgccgacgctcgccgggcgcgcgtcgcatcgcaGCGCGCTTCCACTGAGCCACGCCGTGGCCCTTCACCGTGACCTCCAGTCCGTGGTCCGCGAGGGCCTGCTCCTTCACTCGCCGACCGTACCGGAGAGGACGTTCGGTCGGCTCCACCTCCTCTTTctctgcgcgccgcgcggggacgccgcgggcggcggccggggtcGCAACCCGTTCGAGCGCCTGAGGTGGGACGAGTGGTACGGCGTGCTGGACAGGAACCAGGCGATCGGGGAACTGGGCGACCGcctcggggcgacgcgcgcgttcgccatGAGGATGGTTCGAGCCGgtcgcggtcaccgcggcgccgagaaggaggcgcactcgcgactcgccgccgccgccgcgctcggggacgtGATCGAGGGccgcgcctgcgccgccgacctGGCGCAGGCGTGGACTCCCGTCGTTGACGGAGCCGAGATGGGCGCCGGGACGCTTCAGCAGCTTCaggtggacgcgtgcgccaacgcggcgatggcggcgaacATGTCTCGCGAGGCTGGGTGGAACTCGCTGGCGACGCTCCTGGACGGGTTGTCCAAGGAgctggacggcggcgccgtgcgcgagctGGCCGGGCTGATGGAGGtggctcgcgacggcgtgcacgggttcgcgatgaccgcggcgagggccaggGCTCTGTACAAGGCTGGGATACGGtccccggaggaggcggcgtctGCGGGCGAagacgacctcgccgcggcgctgctcagggcgggcggcggggcgaggggcgggggggcCTCGGGCGTGGGTTCGATGGCTCTCTCCGATGTGTTCAACGATGCGAAACGTGCCATGACGAGGAGAGCCGCGAGagacatcgtcgtcgcgtgcgtcgcgcacgagaGACGGCGACTCGAGGCTATCGTCTCCGAGAACTGGGACGGCAAAGACGGGGACGATTGA
- a CDS encoding predicted protein, translating into MSAPVSQPVMAYQFSYPSETSNGDAIKWATSRVRETYSSAEPMSPDARQRIVYELISFKGPLTATVTVGPAPPKLAKVDQKDWKPRQVAEGVLADRATGRIATGQKVSLAEVESAKKESIDGTDYVYYEYISQGSPNLQEREATTFRHSLGVTAIRGDYLYTCTFSSPESFWDVNADGFESAIRSFRLTPPNKKKYREPGNEGLLPPLPF; encoded by the coding sequence atgtccgcgcccgtctcgcAGCCCGTCATGGCGTACCAGTTCTCGTACCCCAGCGAGACGtccaacggcgacgcgatcaaGTGGGCGACGAGCAGGGTACGCGAGACGTACTCCAGCGCCGAGCCCATgagccccgacgcgcgccagaGGATCGTGTACGAGCTCATCTCGTTCAAGGGACCGCTCACCGCTACAGTCACCgtgggacccgcgccgcccaagcTGGCGAAGGTCGATCAAAAGGACTGGAAGCCGCGGCAGGTGGCGGAGGGCGTGCTCGCGGACAGGGCGACGGGTCGTATCGCCACCGGTCAGAAGGTTTCGCTGGCGGAGGTGGAgagcgcgaagaaggagagcATCGACGGGACAGATTACGTGTACTACGAGTACATCAGCCAGGGATCGCCCAACCtgcaggagcgcgaggcgaccaCGTTCAGGCACTCCCTGGGGGTGACCGCGATCAGGGGCGACTACCTGTACACCTGCACCTTCTCCTCGCCGGAGTCGTTCTGGGACGTCAACGCGGACGGGTTCGAGAGCGCCATCCGATCCTTCCgcctgacgccgccgaacaaAAAGAAATACCGCGAGCCAGGGAACGAGGGTCTCCTGCCCCCGCTCCCATTCTAA
- a CDS encoding predicted protein, with the protein SEEEKEEETKFVEWDPTGRFGRTTQLLGRGTYKNVYMAFDEEEGRDVAWNQVKVSGLPREEKQRLMTEVEILKSLDHKNIIKLYHSWIVTEKDEVSVNFITEACAQTLKKYAAKLKTNLDLRAVKSWSRQILRGLDYLHSQSPPIVHRDLKCDNIFVNQNQGEVKIGDLGLAAMLDNNRTKSVIGTPEFMAPELYDEDYDERVDIYSFGMCIIELVTHECPYSECRNPAQIFKRVTEGVKPEALDKIIDADLRSFVLKCIAPINKRLTAKELMADPFLDKTAIKAQAKPKPTAAPEEGEAREVRKKGGSLDFRVKGRILEDKTLRLRLKIGDASGHTRTVEFPFNTDSDSAYSVASEMVEELQLAQSDVRTIMNEIENEVKF; encoded by the exons tccgaggaggagaaggaggaggagaccaAATTCGTCGAGTGGGACCCCACCGGACGCTTCGGAAGGACCACCCAGCTGCTCGGCCGCGGCACGTACAAGAATGTGTACATGgccttcgacgaggaggaggggcggGACGTGGCGTGGAACCAGGTCAAGGTGAGCGGGTTACCGCGCGAGGAGAAGCAGCGGCTGATGACCGAGGTTGAGATTCTGAAATCCCTGGACCACAAGAACATCATCAAGCTCTACCACAGCTGGATCGTCacggagaaggacgaggtGAGCGTCAACTTTATCACCGAGGCGTGCGCGCAGACGCTGAAGAAGTACGCGGCCAAGCTCAAGACCAACCTGGATCTGCGGGCGGTCAAGTCGTGGTCCCGGCAGATCCTGCGGGGCCTAGACTACCTGCACTCGCAATCCCCGCCCATCGTGCACCGCGACCTGAAGTGCGACAACATCTTTGTCAACCAGAACCAGGGCGAGGTGAAGATTGGGGACCTCGGTCTGGCCGCCATGCTGGACAACAACAGGACCAAGTCGGTGATCGGCACCCCGGAGTTCATGGCGCCCGAACTGTACGACGAGGACTACGACGAGAGGGTGGACATCTACTCGTTCGGAATGTGCATCATCGAGCTGGTCACGCACGAGTGCCCGTACAGCGAGTGCCGTAACCCCGCGCAGATCTTCAAGCGCGTAACCGAGGGCGTCAaacccgaggcgctcgacaaGATAATCGACGCGGACCTCCGATCGTTCGTGCTCAAGTGCATCGCTCCCATCAACAAGAGGCTGACGGCGAAGGAGCTGATGGCGGATCCCTTCCTGGACAAGACGGCGATCAAGGCGCAGGCCAAGCCCAAGCCAACC gcggcgcccgaagagggcgaggcgagggaggttAGGAAGAAGGGCGGTTCGCTCGACTTCCGGGTCAAGGGTCGCATCCTCGAGGATAAGACGCTCAGGCTTCGCCTCAAGATTGGCGACGCCTCGGGCCACACCCGCACGGTTGAGTTTCCCTTCAACACGGACTCGGACAGCGCGTACTCGGTGGCGAGCGAGATGGTGGAGGAGCTTCAGCTCGCCCAGAGCGACGTTCGGACCATCATGAACGAGATCGAGAACGAGGTCAAGTTC
- a CDS encoding ATP-binding cassette superfamily ((Fe-S assembly/SufBCD system)), translating into MLEFRLKAFRKWLTMEEPDWSDNRYPDIDYQAVSYYSAPKVMEKKKSLDEVDPELLATFDKLGIPLSEQKRLTNVAVDAVFDSVSIATTFREDLAKVGVIFCSISEAIKEYPELIKEHLGSVVPVSDNYFSALNAAVFSDGSFCYIPKGVKSPMELSTYFRINAESSGQFERTLIVAEEGSYVSYLEGCTAPAYDENQLHAAVVEISAAKDAEVKYSTVQNWYAGDENGKGGIYNFVTKRGLCKGDNAKISWTQVETGSSITWKYPSVVLKGDNSVGEFFSVALTNNAQQADTGTKMIHVGKNTRSRIVSKGISAGKSRNCYRGLVQVQPTATGARNYSQCDSMLIGDKAGANTYPYIQVREPSARVEHEASTSKIGEDQLFYFQQRGIDPETAVGIIISGFCNEVFNELPMEFAAEVNQLMSLKLEGSVG; encoded by the coding sequence ATGCTCGAGTTCCGCCTGAAGGCGTTCCGCAAGTGGCTGACCATGGAGGAGCCCGACTGGAGCGACAACAGGTACCCGGACATTGACTACCAGGCGGTGTCCTACTACAGCGCGCCCAAGGTGATGGAGAAGAAGAAGTCGCTGGACGAGGTGGACCCCGAGCTTCTCGCGACGTTCGACAAGCTCGGCATCCCCCTCAGCGAGCAGAAGCGCCTGACCaacgtcgcggtcgacgccgtgtTTGACAGCGTGTCCATCGCGACCACGTTCAGGGAGGATCTCGCCAAGGTTGGCGTCATCTTCTGCTCCATCTCGGAGGCTATCAAGGAGTACCCGGAACTGATCAAGGAGCACCTCGGATCCGTGGTTCCCGTCAGTGACAACTACTTCTCCGCACTCAACGCCGCGGTGTTCTCCGACGGATCTTTCTGCTACATCCCCAAGGGTGTCAAGTCGCCCATGGAGCTGTCCACGTACTTCCGCATCAACGCCGAGAGCAGCGGCCAGTTTGAGAGGacgctcatcgtcgccgaggagggatCGTACGTGAGCTACCTGGAGGGCTGCACCGCCCCGGCGTACGACGAGAACCAgctgcacgcggcggtggtggagatcagcgcggcgaaggatgcCGAGGTGAAGTACTCGACGGTGCAGAACTGgtacgcgggcgacgagaaCGGCAAGGGCGGCATCTACAACTTCGTCACGAAGCGGGGGTTGTGCAAGGGAGACAACGCGAAGATCTCCTGGACGCAGGTGGAGACTGGATCCAGCATCACGTGGAAGTATCCGTCCGTGGTGCTCAAGGGTGACAACAGCGTGGGTGAATTTTTCAGCGTGGCGCTCACCAACAACGCACAGCAGGCGGACACCGGCACGAAGATGATCCACGTGGGTAAGAACACCCGCTCTCGCATCGTGAGCAAGGGTATCTCCGCGGGTAAGTCGAGAAACTGCTACCGTGGACTGGTGCAGGTGCAgcccaccgcgacgggcgccagGAACTACAGCCAGTGCGACTCGATGCTCATCGGGGACAAGGCTGGGGCGAACACCTACCCGTACATTCAGGTCAGGgagccctccgcgcgggtggagcacgaggcgtccacgtcgaagATTGGCGAGGATCAGCTGTTCTACTTCCAGCAGCGCGGCATCgacccggagacggcggtgggCATCATCATCTCGGGCTTCTGTAACGAAGTTTTCAACGAGCTGCCCATGGAGTTTGCCGCCGAGGTCAATCAGTTGATGAGCCTTAAGCTCGAGGGCAGCGTCGGGTGA
- a CDS encoding predicted protein has product MTAADAADAFVKCCGSPEFGRRMAAARPFSSFDDVLAASRKVWYDCPVAEWELAFKAHPRIGDVSKLKEKFASTASWCEGEQSAAQASMDDATINELAEWNKRYEEKFGRVFLICASGKPAHVILAALKERYPNEQDVELRNAADEQQKITEIRLEKLRADLTAKL; this is encoded by the coding sequence ATGacagccgcggacgccgcggatgcgttCGTGAAGTGTTGCGGATCGCCCGAGTTCGGCCGGAGGATGGCTGCGGCCAGGCCGTTCTCGAgcttcgacgacgtgctGGCTGCGAGCAGGAAGGTTTGGTACGACTGCCCCGTCGCGGAGTGGGAGCTGGCGTTCAAGGCGCACCCGAGGATCGGGGACGTCTCGAAGCTCAAGGAGAAgttcgcgtcgaccgccAGCTGGTGCGAGGGCGAGCagtcggcggcgcaggcgagcatggacgacgccacgatcaacgagctcgcggagtgGAACAAGAGGTACGAGGAAAAGTTTGGAAGGGTCTTCCTCATCTGCGCGTCTGGCAAACCCGCGcacgtcatcctcgccgcgctcaaggagagGTACCCGAACGAGCAGGACGTCGAGCTCAGAaacgccgcggacgaacAGCAGAAGATCACCGAGATTCGCCTCGAGAAGCTCCGAGCGGACCTCACGGCGAAGTTGTAA
- a CDS encoding hypothetical protein (Hits Pfam domain ALG6, ALG8 glycosyltransferase family), which produces MSDRRAHIGGIGSGEPPSRWTKNLPNAPTVRALVLVTALKVLLVPCYRSTDFEVHRNWLAVTHSLPPARWYTENTSQWTLDYPPLFAWFERALASVAAFVDPGMLTIRSDPYESFATVVFQRCTVMAADVVLFIGVLWQTSPSLLGSSSRSGVTSRALALTLVAFSPGLLMVDHVHFQYNGMVIGLHVCALTAAHAQRPVLAAVLFSVLVHTKHIFAFAAPAMAAHLLAHHAWAEWRWIGSIDRVGASRRVFAFAASAIAVTAVSFYPIWRAGAMQAMLARLFPFGRGLSHAYWAPNFWAIYNFADKCALVAARRVGLGGYFPAPVGYMAGGMAGHGGTGAQTHAVLPTVTPAIALAVVAVSMAPGVVEHSRTLWPRDRSTSLAQLRRGWQLQRHVHLLRLTAHVTLCAFMFGWHVHEKASLMVTVPLALALALDNANLAGEEGRRRFVFHASEYVFVATVATYAVSPLLFQPREWPIKALVQVIGVVVTRGTLRVAASKCGQKGGKGVEPVVLLGRLQWAYLVLGLPALEWYVTWGHAWVFGAGRMEFLPLMLTSTYCAAGISFAYFVQAAGYFGMDVSNAYTHPCITTRQGARR; this is translated from the coding sequence ATGtcggaccgccgcgcgcataTCGGGGGTATCGGTTCCGGCGAACCCccatcgcgatggacgaAAAACCTCCCGAACGCGCCCACCGTCCGAgcactcgtcctcgtcaccgcgctgaaAGTGCTGTTGGTGCCCTGCTATCGCAGCACCGACTTCGAGGTGCATCGCAACTGGCTCGCGGTGACGCACTCCCTGCCACCCGCTCGATGGTACACGGAGAACACATCGCAGTGGACCCTGGACTATCCCCCTCTGTTCGCGtggttcgagcgcgcgctcgcgtccgtcgccgcgttcgtcgatCCCGGAATGTTAACCATCAGGTCCGACCCCTACGAGTCGTTCGCCACGGTGGTGTTCCAGCGGTGCACGGTGATGGCCGCGGACGTGGTGCTGTTCATCGGGGTACTGTGGCAGACGTCTCCATCGCTGctgggctcgtcgtcgcggtcgggagtcacgtcgcgcgcgctcgcgctgacgCTGGTGGCGTTCTCGCCGGGTCTGCTCATGGTGGACCACGTTCACTTCCAGTACAACGGCATGGTCATCGGCCTGCACGTCTGCGCCctgaccgccgcgcacgcccaACGTCCGGTGCTGGCGGCGGTACTGTTCTCCGTGCTGGTCCACACGAAGCACAtcttcgcgttcgcggcgccggcgatggccgcgcaTCTCCTCGCGCACCACGCGTGGGCCGAGTGGCGATGGATCGGGTCCatcgatcgcgtcggggcttcgcgtcgcgtcttcgccttcgcggcgtccgctatcgcggtgacggcggtgTCGTTCTACCCGATatggcgcgcgggggcgatgcAGGCCATGCTCGCGCGGTTGTTTCCCTTCGGCAGAGGTTTATCCCACGCGTACTGGGCGCCAAACTTTTGGGCAATTTACAATTTCGCCGACAAGTGCGCGctggtcgcggcgaggcgcgtcgGCCTCGGGGGATACtttcccgcgcccgtcgggtACATGGCGGGGGGAATGGCCGGTCacggcgggacgggcgcaCAGACGCACGCGGTGCTTCCCACCGTCACCCCGGcaatcgcgctcgcggtcgtgGCCGTCTCGATGGCCCCCGGCGTCGTTGAACACTCGCGGACGTTATGGCCGCGGGACAGGTCCACGTCGTTGGCGCAGCTGCGCCGGGGCTGGCAGCTTCAGCGCCACGTTCACCTGCTACGACTCACGGCGCACGTCACCCTGTGCGCCTTCATGTTCGGTTGGCACGTGCACGAGAAGGCGTCGCTGATGGTGACTGTCCCATtggcgctcgccctcgcgctggaCAACGCTAACCTCGCCGGGGAGgaaggacggcgacggttcgtCTTCCACGCGAGCGAGTACGtcttcgtcgccaccgtggCGACGTACGCGGTGTCCCCACTGCTGTTTCAGCCCAGGGAGTGGCCGATCAAGGCGCTGGTGCAggtcatcggcgtcgtcgtgacCAGGGGGAcgctgcgcgtcgcggcgtcaaAGTGCGGGCAAAAAGGCGGAAAaggcgtcgagcccgtcgtcctcctcggtcgACTCCAGTGGGCGTACTTGGTGCTCGGTCTGCCCGCGCTCGAGTGGTACGTCACGTGGGGACACGCGTGGGTgttcggcgccgggcggatGGAGTTTCTGCCCCTGATGCTGACGTCGACGTactgcgccgcggggatcTCGTTCGCGTACTTTGTTCAGGCCGCGGGGTACTTTGGGATGGACGTCTCAAACGCGTATACACATCCGTGCATCACCACGCGTCAGGGAGCCAGGCGTTGA